A genomic stretch from Embleya scabrispora includes:
- a CDS encoding helix-turn-helix domain-containing protein, whose product MGTFQSHDLTPDRSGRHFFGAEMRRRREAAGMSLARLADIVGSSKSVLSDVERAACTIPPALPAELDIALATGGLLERLYGLVHFDVPDQYHEFMRLEALALEFREYSVQTIPGLLQTPAYAEALIRACNPEAEEHDIMVLKNGRLERQKYMRGPNALHFWAIIDEGAIRRPLGGRECMCEQLAALLPHIDSSRCTIQVLPFSAGGHPALGGPLVLLRMSDDSTVAYIEGHDTGTLIVDPPEVAQRRRSYDRVSANALSPEQSAALIRRAIKEHRDEHRRESRDLA is encoded by the coding sequence GTGGGCACGTTCCAAAGTCACGACCTGACGCCGGACCGGTCGGGACGGCACTTCTTCGGCGCGGAAATGCGACGGCGCCGAGAGGCCGCCGGCATGTCACTGGCTCGGCTCGCCGACATCGTCGGCAGTTCCAAGAGCGTGCTCTCCGATGTCGAGCGCGCCGCGTGCACCATTCCGCCGGCGCTGCCGGCCGAGTTGGACATCGCGCTGGCGACAGGTGGTCTGCTCGAACGGCTCTACGGGTTGGTTCACTTCGATGTGCCGGACCAGTACCACGAGTTCATGCGTCTCGAAGCGCTGGCTCTCGAGTTCCGGGAGTACTCGGTACAGACGATCCCGGGCTTGCTTCAGACACCGGCATACGCGGAAGCGTTGATCAGGGCATGCAACCCCGAAGCCGAAGAGCACGACATCATGGTCTTGAAGAACGGTCGGCTCGAACGGCAGAAGTACATGCGTGGGCCGAACGCCCTGCATTTCTGGGCCATCATCGACGAAGGCGCCATCCGTCGCCCGCTCGGTGGTCGAGAGTGCATGTGCGAACAACTCGCGGCCCTACTGCCACACATCGATTCCAGCCGCTGCACGATTCAAGTGCTTCCGTTCTCGGCGGGCGGCCATCCGGCGCTCGGCGGCCCACTCGTGCTGCTCCGGATGTCGGACGACTCGACCGTCGCCTACATCGAGGGTCACGACACAGGCACACTGATTGTCGATCCTCCGGAAGTTGCCCAGCGCAGGCGCTCGTACGATCGTGTGAGCGCGAACGCACTGTCCCCAGAACAGTCGGCGGCGCTGATCCGCAGGGCAATCAAGGAGCACCGTGATGAGCACCGACGTGAAAGCCGTGACTTGGCGTAG
- a CDS encoding DUF397 domain-containing protein, which yields MSTDVKAVTWRRSSFSNGTGGNCVEVSGDVPAIVPVRDSKNVRIGHLIFGAASWTALTASLRS from the coding sequence ATGAGCACCGACGTGAAAGCCGTGACTTGGCGTAGGTCGTCGTTCAGCAACGGGACGGGCGGCAATTGTGTCGAGGTCTCCGGAGACGTCCCGGCCATCGTGCCCGTCCGCGACAGCAAAAACGTGCGCATAGGTCACCTCATATTCGGAGCGGCCTCGTGGACAGCCCTCACCGCATCGCTGCGGTCCTGA
- a CDS encoding DUF3291 domain-containing protein has translation MPTLPWTVPNAPGQATSALIMASRFEVRSLKDVPRFFTKSLAAWRQVKRAPGCLGASLIARPFKRTFLTLSAWDNRQSLMTFNGTDPHRSIVTAMRPTMKTSTFVFWNVEVGDLPVNWADAERRIAEKAATQSDADQ, from the coding sequence GTGCCCACTCTGCCGTGGACCGTTCCCAACGCACCCGGGCAAGCCACATCCGCCCTGATCATGGCGTCACGTTTCGAAGTACGCAGCCTCAAGGACGTACCACGCTTCTTCACCAAATCGCTCGCCGCCTGGCGCCAGGTCAAGAGAGCCCCCGGCTGCCTCGGCGCCTCCCTGATCGCCCGCCCCTTCAAGCGCACCTTCCTGACTCTCTCGGCATGGGACAACCGCCAGTCGCTCATGACCTTCAACGGCACCGATCCGCACCGCAGCATCGTGACCGCAATGCGCCCGACGATGAAGACGTCAACCTTCGTCTTCTGGAACGTCGAGGTCGGCGACCTCCCCGTCAACTGGGCCGACGCCGAACGCCGCATCGCGGAAAAGGCAGCAACGCAGTCCGACGCCGACCAGTGA
- the pepN gene encoding aminopeptidase N, whose protein sequence is MNGEAMGGRSLTRTEAERRARLLTVERYDVAVDLSELTTGSRVRCESTITFACHLPGAETFVDCAAAVESATLNGVVLRSAVEGRIALTDLAERNVLTVVSATECSADVQGVHKAVDPADGETYVYTDFAPDYARYVLACFDQPDLKAPWAFTVTAPAGWRVLSNSGDPQIEELGSVRRWTFPPTPPLAAYNTVINAGPYYELRRRGAGHDLGLFARQSLASILDRDADELFTLTTRGLEFFAGKFGMPFPQHKYDQVFTPEFPGALENFGCVTWMDWFLRRSTPTRAEWDIFSRYLLHELAHMWFGNIVTMRWWDDLWLNEAFAEFASNWAAVSVTSYTDAWTAHLAGEKLRAYFVDQGPTTHPIRRQVRDVSEAKATFDAITYPKGASVLHQLMTYVGEANFSAGLTSYFATHAWGNTTLHDLIDAVADAGGRDLDQWRAGWLETAGTDRLTLDHDADGFALVARGPDGRPRPHVLAVGAYERSGDHLERIALVEVEVAGERTRLDLPAGADLYLVNDEDLTFASTRPDATTRDAFFRNAARLPTATARGVAVTTAWDMLINGEATAAEAVQCLTGVLAVETSASVMEPYLDLAVEAADLWSPESERDELLRAVAAVCRSLSGAGAFRKAALRGFARTACGLEEVAWLRTEAGEDIDLQWRAMVREAQLGSPTAAEAQALLDRDPDPDAWISRLQVRAATPDAAEKKAVWQTLATDRAVPLASVHSVATLFWSSGQDDLLRPHTEAYLDLVATIHRSGTQQATIYTKSLFPLFAIDPTFVERAEDLAAQAIPVVRTNLLDRADRMRRILRSRG, encoded by the coding sequence ATGAACGGGGAAGCGATGGGCGGCAGGAGTCTGACTCGAACCGAGGCCGAGCGGCGCGCGAGGCTGCTGACGGTCGAGCGGTATGACGTGGCCGTCGATCTTTCGGAGTTGACGACCGGTTCGCGGGTTCGGTGCGAATCGACGATCACTTTTGCGTGTCACCTGCCGGGAGCCGAGACCTTTGTCGATTGTGCGGCGGCGGTTGAGAGCGCCACGCTCAACGGGGTCGTGCTGCGGTCGGCTGTCGAGGGCCGGATCGCGCTGACCGATCTTGCCGAGCGCAACGTCCTCACGGTGGTCTCGGCGACAGAGTGCTCGGCCGATGTCCAGGGCGTGCACAAGGCGGTCGACCCCGCCGACGGCGAGACGTATGTCTACACCGATTTCGCTCCCGACTACGCCCGGTATGTATTGGCCTGCTTCGATCAGCCGGACCTCAAGGCGCCGTGGGCGTTCACCGTGACCGCTCCTGCCGGCTGGCGGGTGTTGAGCAACAGCGGGGACCCTCAGATCGAAGAGCTCGGCTCGGTGCGGCGCTGGACCTTCCCGCCGACGCCACCGCTGGCGGCGTACAACACCGTGATCAATGCGGGCCCGTACTACGAATTGCGTCGTCGCGGAGCCGGCCATGATCTCGGGCTCTTCGCCCGGCAGTCACTGGCTTCGATCCTGGACCGGGACGCCGACGAACTGTTCACCCTGACCACCCGGGGACTCGAGTTCTTCGCCGGCAAGTTCGGCATGCCGTTTCCGCAGCATAAGTACGACCAGGTCTTCACGCCCGAGTTCCCCGGCGCGTTGGAGAACTTCGGCTGCGTCACCTGGATGGACTGGTTCCTGCGCAGGAGCACACCGACCAGGGCGGAGTGGGACATCTTCTCGCGGTACCTGCTGCACGAACTCGCGCACATGTGGTTCGGCAACATCGTCACGATGCGCTGGTGGGACGACCTGTGGCTGAACGAGGCGTTCGCGGAGTTCGCGAGCAACTGGGCCGCCGTGAGCGTGACGTCGTACACCGACGCCTGGACGGCACATCTGGCCGGCGAGAAACTCAGAGCCTATTTCGTGGACCAGGGACCGACGACGCACCCGATCCGCCGGCAGGTCCGCGACGTCTCCGAGGCGAAAGCGACATTCGACGCCATCACCTATCCCAAGGGCGCGTCCGTCCTGCACCAGCTGATGACCTATGTCGGCGAGGCCAACTTCTCCGCCGGTCTCACCAGCTACTTCGCCACGCATGCCTGGGGCAACACCACGCTGCATGACCTGATCGACGCGGTCGCCGACGCCGGCGGACGCGACCTCGACCAGTGGCGCGCGGGATGGCTGGAAACAGCGGGCACCGACCGGCTGACTCTCGACCACGATGCAGACGGGTTCGCCCTGGTCGCTCGGGGTCCGGATGGCCGCCCACGCCCGCATGTGCTTGCCGTCGGCGCCTACGAGCGTTCCGGGGACCACCTCGAGCGCATCGCACTCGTCGAAGTCGAGGTGGCGGGCGAACGAACCCGGCTCGACCTGCCGGCAGGAGCCGACCTGTATCTGGTCAACGACGAAGATCTGACCTTCGCCTCGACGAGACCCGACGCCACGACCAGAGACGCGTTCTTCCGCAACGCCGCCCGCCTGCCCACCGCGACCGCGCGGGGTGTCGCCGTCACCACGGCCTGGGACATGCTGATCAACGGCGAAGCGACAGCCGCCGAGGCCGTGCAGTGCCTGACTGGAGTGCTCGCTGTCGAGACGTCCGCGTCGGTGATGGAGCCGTATCTCGACCTGGCCGTCGAGGCCGCAGATCTGTGGAGCCCGGAATCGGAACGGGACGAGCTGCTGCGAGCCGTGGCGGCGGTGTGCCGCAGCCTCTCCGGCGCCGGCGCCTTCCGTAAAGCGGCGTTGCGTGGCTTCGCCCGCACTGCGTGCGGACTGGAGGAGGTTGCGTGGCTCCGGACCGAGGCCGGGGAAGACATCGATCTCCAGTGGCGGGCAATGGTTCGCGAGGCTCAGCTCGGCAGCCCGACCGCAGCCGAGGCACAGGCTCTGCTCGACCGCGACCCGGATCCCGACGCATGGATCAGCAGACTCCAGGTCCGCGCGGCCACCCCGGACGCGGCCGAGAAGAAAGCAGTCTGGCAGACGCTGGCGACGGACCGCGCGGTGCCTCTCGCTTCGGTCCACTCAGTCGCGACGCTGTTCTGGAGCTCCGGTCAGGACGACTTGCTCAGGCCCCACACGGAGGCCTACCTCGATCTCGTGGCAACCATCCACCGCAGCGGAACCCAGCAGGCGACGATCTACACCAAAAGCCTCTTCCCGCTGTTCGCTATCGACCCGACTTTCGTGGAACGAGCGGAAGACCTGGCGGCACAGGCCATCCCGGTCGTCCGGACGAACCTCCTGGACCGGGCCGACCGGATGCGCCGCATACTGCGCTCCCGCGGCTGA
- a CDS encoding calcium-binding protein, with product MSHGRRLARLSTALLVTVGIAGTGVAGAGASGSAAAVARTSVYVDGGVLHATSAGAVDNIVTVTGSASGWTVSDSTPGGGVTVGNGCTTNASGAAVCQSANFTSVVVDLGAGDDIVQLTGTAGVNCRVSGGADDDIVNASRCALDGGAGDDVLYAKVGTVTRGGDGDDAIVVYDPTSTAPREVFGGAGRDEIAFTAATGSVTVTLDDVADDGQNGYANINVHSDVENVRGGQYNDVLTGNAADNALRGAAGDDLLIGGGGNDTLEGHAGNDILKGEAGVDALFGGTGIDQCDVGLDGGTVSADCES from the coding sequence ATGTCTCATGGACGTCGGTTAGCGCGGTTATCGACCGCGCTGCTCGTGACAGTGGGAATCGCCGGAACGGGGGTCGCCGGAGCCGGCGCATCCGGATCGGCCGCCGCGGTGGCGCGCACTTCGGTGTACGTTGACGGCGGCGTGCTGCACGCGACCTCGGCGGGAGCGGTGGACAACATCGTCACCGTCACCGGATCCGCATCCGGCTGGACCGTGTCGGACTCCACGCCCGGTGGCGGCGTGACGGTCGGGAACGGCTGCACGACCAACGCCTCCGGAGCGGCCGTCTGCCAGAGCGCCAACTTCACCTCGGTCGTCGTCGACCTCGGCGCCGGAGACGACATCGTGCAGCTGACGGGTACGGCAGGCGTGAACTGCCGCGTGAGCGGCGGCGCGGACGACGACATCGTGAACGCGTCGCGCTGTGCGCTCGACGGCGGCGCGGGGGACGACGTCCTCTACGCGAAGGTCGGCACCGTCACCCGAGGTGGCGACGGTGACGACGCGATCGTCGTGTACGACCCCACCTCGACCGCGCCGCGCGAGGTCTTCGGTGGCGCCGGTCGTGACGAGATCGCCTTCACCGCGGCCACCGGTTCGGTGACGGTGACCCTGGACGACGTCGCCGACGACGGCCAGAACGGCTACGCGAACATCAACGTGCACTCCGACGTCGAGAACGTGCGCGGCGGTCAGTACAACGACGTCCTCACCGGCAACGCCGCCGACAACGCACTGCGCGGCGCCGCCGGCGACGACCTGCTGATCGGTGGCGGCGGGAACGACACGCTGGAGGGTCACGCCGGGAACGACATCCTCAAGGGTGAAGCCGGCGTCGACGCCCTCTTCGGCGGCACCGGCATCGACCAGTGCGACGTCGGCCTCGACGGCGGCACTGTCTCCGCCGACTGCGAGTCGTGA
- a CDS encoding helix-turn-helix domain-containing protein, producing the protein MDDGVADALVAMGPRLRIARERRGATLTGVGRATGIAPSTLSRIENGRRRPTLEVLLRLAKAYDVGLDELAGTAPAGAAGPRPATPQRAGDDKAVLPLTRYVGGLHAHKHVLPAADAPPARPRQVSHDGYEWLCVLYGRLWLALGDQDLVLTAGETAEFDTRTAHGVANAGPGGPVVYLIMFGPQGERLRPRTPLPDRGPR; encoded by the coding sequence ATGGACGACGGGGTGGCCGACGCTCTGGTGGCCATGGGCCCGCGCTTGCGGATCGCACGCGAGCGGCGCGGTGCCACGCTGACCGGTGTCGGCCGCGCGACCGGCATCGCGCCGAGCACGCTGTCCCGAATCGAGAACGGCCGGCGCAGGCCGACCCTGGAGGTGCTGCTGCGGCTCGCGAAGGCGTACGACGTCGGCCTCGACGAGCTGGCCGGCACCGCACCCGCCGGCGCGGCCGGACCACGCCCCGCGACGCCGCAGCGTGCCGGCGACGACAAGGCGGTGTTGCCGCTGACCCGCTACGTCGGCGGCCTGCACGCCCACAAACACGTCCTGCCGGCGGCCGACGCCCCGCCCGCGCGGCCCCGGCAGGTCTCCCACGACGGATACGAATGGTTGTGCGTCCTGTACGGGCGCCTGTGGTTGGCCCTCGGCGACCAGGACCTCGTACTGACCGCCGGCGAGACGGCCGAGTTCGACACCCGCACCGCACACGGAGTCGCGAACGCCGGCCCCGGCGGCCCGGTCGTATACCTGATCATGTTCGGCCCCCAGGGCGAACGCCTGCGCCCACGCACCCCGTTGCCCGACCGAGGCCCCCGGTAG
- a CDS encoding alpha/beta fold hydrolase, which translates to MHHPAPSADPRHRTIEAPAGRLHLVEQGTGPLILLIHGFPESWYSWRRQLPALAAAGYRAVALDVRGYGRSSKPAATDAYRMLDLVADNVALVRALDEEQAVVVGHDWGANIAAASALLHPEVFRAVALLSVPYAPPGGPRPTDVFARMGGDQEFYVSYFQEPGRAEAEIEPDVRGWLAGFYAALSADTMPAQGAPDPHFVARAGGRLRDRFPGGGRPAWLTEGDLDVYAAEFERTGLTGALNRYRNMDRDWADLAHHAGAPIKQPSLFIGGGLDASTTWMADAIDAYPTTLPGLVSSHILDGCGHWIQQERPDEVNRLLTTWLAGLRD; encoded by the coding sequence ATGCACCACCCCGCGCCGTCCGCCGACCCGCGCCACCGCACCATCGAGGCCCCCGCCGGGCGCCTGCACCTGGTCGAGCAGGGCACCGGACCGCTGATCCTGCTCATCCACGGCTTCCCCGAGTCCTGGTACTCCTGGCGCCGCCAACTCCCGGCCCTCGCCGCGGCGGGCTACCGGGCGGTGGCGCTCGACGTTCGCGGCTACGGCCGCTCCTCCAAACCCGCCGCCACCGACGCCTACCGGATGCTCGACCTGGTCGCGGACAACGTCGCCCTGGTGCGCGCCCTGGACGAGGAGCAAGCGGTCGTCGTCGGGCACGACTGGGGCGCCAACATCGCGGCGGCCTCCGCCCTGCTCCACCCCGAGGTCTTCCGGGCCGTCGCGCTCCTGAGCGTGCCCTACGCGCCGCCCGGCGGCCCCCGCCCCACCGACGTCTTCGCGCGCATGGGCGGCGATCAGGAGTTCTACGTCTCGTACTTCCAGGAGCCCGGTCGAGCCGAAGCGGAGATCGAGCCCGACGTCCGGGGCTGGCTCGCGGGCTTCTACGCGGCCCTGTCCGCCGACACCATGCCCGCCCAGGGCGCGCCCGACCCGCACTTCGTGGCCCGTGCCGGCGGCCGGCTGCGCGACCGCTTCCCCGGCGGCGGCCGGCCCGCGTGGCTGACCGAGGGCGATCTCGACGTGTACGCCGCGGAGTTCGAGCGCACCGGCCTCACCGGAGCGCTCAACCGCTACCGCAACATGGACCGCGACTGGGCCGACCTCGCCCACCACGCCGGCGCCCCGATCAAGCAGCCGTCCCTGTTCATCGGCGGCGGCCTGGACGCCTCCACGACCTGGATGGCCGACGCCATCGACGCCTACCCGACCACCCTCCCCGGCCTGGTCTCCTCCCACATCCTGGACGGCTGCGGCCACTGGATCCAGCAGGAGCGCCCCGACGAGGTCAACCGCCTCCTGACCACCTGGCTCGCCGGCCTCCGGGACTGA
- a CDS encoding YfcC family protein, which yields MSTDQAPPTEAEDETPSPKRGFRFPSALTVLAIVTIAVWALAFAIQAGEYRRGDDGKPVAGSYHHTKSPEDFVQRLNDLFLSPVNGLYGIKDGQSGQVAPDNSGDLYGSAAVFLFVLAIGAFITVVFATGALDRGIARLAHRLRTRGAVLIVAIMTAFSILGSVEGFAEETLGFYGLIVPLMLALGYDRMVATGTIILGAGVGVLCSTVNPFATGVASSAAAISLGDGIVLRLVMLVVLTAVTILYVVRYARRVKADPSRSIVGFLPGDREQAQAAATGAEPEPLTRTHQIVLVAVTITFVFMIFSIIPWAQVLTGDADATPYGWELDWSFAQLAALFIVAAVLVGLLARMGEKKLSETIIQGAADFVSPALIIMLARGVTVIMNNAQVTDTVLHSMESTVADSTSAVFGLLIYAVNLPLAFLIPSTSGHATLAMPILAPLADFADVPRALVVTAWQAASGWMNLWVPTTAVIMGGVSLAKVGYNQYLRFAAPLLAILFVLICAFVALGSGLS from the coding sequence GTGAGCACCGACCAAGCCCCGCCGACCGAGGCCGAGGACGAAACACCCTCGCCGAAGCGCGGGTTCCGCTTTCCCAGCGCGCTGACGGTATTGGCGATCGTGACGATCGCGGTCTGGGCACTGGCGTTCGCGATCCAGGCGGGCGAGTACCGGCGCGGCGACGACGGCAAGCCGGTCGCGGGCAGCTACCACCACACCAAGTCGCCCGAGGACTTCGTCCAGCGGCTCAACGACCTGTTCCTGTCGCCGGTCAACGGCCTGTACGGGATCAAGGACGGGCAGAGCGGACAGGTCGCGCCGGACAACTCCGGCGATCTGTACGGCAGCGCGGCGGTGTTCCTGTTCGTGCTGGCGATCGGAGCGTTCATCACGGTGGTGTTCGCCACAGGTGCGCTGGATCGGGGCATTGCCCGGCTGGCGCATCGGCTGCGCACACGTGGCGCGGTGTTGATCGTGGCGATCATGACGGCGTTCTCCATCCTCGGTTCGGTGGAGGGATTCGCCGAGGAGACGCTCGGGTTCTACGGCCTGATCGTGCCGTTGATGCTGGCACTGGGCTACGACCGGATGGTGGCCACCGGCACGATCATCCTGGGCGCCGGCGTGGGCGTGCTGTGTTCGACGGTGAACCCGTTCGCGACCGGCGTGGCCTCGTCGGCGGCGGCGATCTCACTGGGCGACGGCATCGTGCTCCGGTTGGTCATGCTGGTCGTGTTGACGGCGGTGACGATCCTGTACGTGGTGCGGTACGCGCGTCGGGTCAAGGCCGATCCGTCCCGCTCGATCGTGGGTTTCCTGCCGGGGGACCGCGAACAGGCGCAGGCGGCGGCGACCGGCGCGGAACCGGAGCCGTTGACCCGGACGCACCAGATCGTGCTGGTCGCGGTGACGATCACGTTCGTGTTCATGATCTTCTCGATCATCCCGTGGGCGCAGGTCCTCACGGGCGACGCCGACGCCACTCCTTACGGGTGGGAACTCGACTGGTCCTTCGCCCAGTTGGCGGCACTGTTCATCGTGGCGGCGGTCCTCGTCGGGCTGTTGGCCCGGATGGGCGAGAAGAAGTTGTCCGAGACGATCATCCAGGGCGCGGCCGATTTCGTCTCGCCGGCGCTGATCATCATGCTGGCCCGCGGGGTCACCGTGATCATGAACAACGCGCAGGTCACCGATACCGTGCTGCACTCGATGGAGAGCACGGTCGCGGATTCCACCTCGGCCGTGTTCGGCCTGCTGATCTACGCGGTCAACCTGCCGCTGGCGTTCCTGATCCCGTCCACGTCGGGGCACGCGACGCTGGCCATGCCGATCCTGGCGCCGCTGGCCGATTTCGCCGATGTGCCGAGGGCGCTGGTGGTCACGGCGTGGCAGGCGGCGTCGGGGTGGATGAACCTGTGGGTGCCGACGACGGCGGTGATCATGGGTGGGGTGTCGCTGGCCAAGGTGGGCTACAACCAATACCTGCGCTTCGCCGCGCCGCTGTTGGCCATCCTGTTCGTCCTGATCTGCGCTTTCGTCGCGTTGGGCTCGGGCCTGTCCTGA
- a CDS encoding M20/M25/M40 family metallo-hydrolase, whose amino-acid sequence MDELTTRVDGMLDDLCAELRRLTRIPSIAFPGYPPEPVTEAHDLVVDLLRDAGVRDIAALRLPDTSPVITGHIPPPHPDAPTVLLYGHYDVQPAGDEALWTTTPFEPTDVDGAIHGRGVADDKSNLIVHVGALRAFDGRPPVGIRIVFEGQEEYGSDFDDYPQAHPDEFACDAMVIADMGNIRPGTGTLTVALRGVVEVIVEVHTLEEARHSGNFGGAAPDALLVLLHALAALHDAKGDVAVPGLRREQWGGGGWSEEEFRRLAGIRDGMPLIGTGNLGSRLWSGPAITVTGLDAPSVERAASAVVPSARAKLNMRCHPAQDPAEAQRLLIEFLEGLRPFGVPLTVTQAGAPGSGFAAATDGVAYAAAHEALRTAWGEDLVHAAAGGSIPLVNSLAAAQPGAEILLFGAQDSMCNLHGPNERVLVSELRDAVVAEAAFFTAYAERFRRG is encoded by the coding sequence ATGGACGAGTTGACCACCCGGGTCGACGGGATGCTCGACGACCTCTGCGCCGAGCTGCGGCGGCTCACCCGGATCCCGTCGATCGCCTTCCCCGGCTACCCGCCGGAGCCGGTGACCGAGGCCCACGACCTGGTGGTCGACCTGCTGCGGGACGCCGGCGTACGGGACATCGCGGCGCTGCGGCTGCCGGACACCTCCCCGGTGATCACCGGCCACATCCCGCCGCCGCACCCGGACGCGCCGACCGTGCTGCTCTACGGGCACTACGACGTCCAGCCCGCCGGCGACGAGGCGTTGTGGACGACCACGCCGTTCGAGCCGACCGACGTCGACGGGGCGATCCATGGACGCGGGGTGGCGGACGACAAATCGAACCTGATCGTGCACGTCGGCGCGCTGCGGGCGTTCGACGGCCGGCCGCCGGTGGGGATCCGGATCGTGTTCGAGGGCCAGGAGGAGTACGGCAGCGACTTCGACGACTACCCCCAGGCACACCCGGACGAATTCGCCTGCGACGCGATGGTGATCGCCGACATGGGCAACATCCGCCCCGGCACCGGCACGCTTACCGTGGCGCTGCGCGGGGTGGTCGAGGTGATCGTCGAGGTGCACACGCTCGAAGAGGCCAGGCACAGCGGCAACTTCGGCGGCGCCGCACCGGACGCCCTCCTGGTGCTGCTGCACGCGTTGGCCGCCCTGCACGACGCGAAGGGCGACGTCGCCGTGCCGGGCCTGCGCCGCGAGCAGTGGGGGGGCGGCGGGTGGAGCGAGGAGGAGTTCCGTCGGCTGGCCGGAATCCGCGACGGCATGCCGCTGATCGGCACCGGCAATCTCGGCTCGCGCCTGTGGTCCGGCCCCGCGATCACGGTGACCGGACTGGACGCGCCCTCCGTCGAACGCGCGGCGTCCGCCGTGGTGCCCTCCGCGCGGGCCAAGCTCAACATGCGCTGCCACCCCGCCCAGGACCCGGCAGAGGCACAGCGGCTCCTGATCGAATTCCTGGAAGGACTGCGGCCGTTCGGCGTACCGCTGACGGTGACCCAGGCGGGCGCGCCCGGTTCGGGGTTCGCGGCGGCCACCGACGGGGTGGCCTACGCCGCCGCGCACGAGGCGCTGCGCACGGCGTGGGGCGAGGATCTCGTACACGCGGCGGCCGGCGGGTCCATCCCGCTGGTCAACAGCCTGGCGGCGGCCCAACCCGGCGCGGAGATCCTGCTGTTCGGGGCGCAGGACAGCATGTGCAACCTGCACGGGCCCAACGAGCGGGTCCTGGTGAGCGAACTGCGCGACGCGGTGGTCGCGGAGGCGGCCTTCTTCACGGCGTACGCCGAGCGGTTCCGGCGCGGATAG